A segment of the Georgenia sp. M64 genome:
CGAGCGCTGGATCGCCTCGCGGGTGGACCGCCCCGGTGAGAGCGGGTCGGAGGCCGCGTCGACGCCGTCGGGTGCGGAGGGCGTCCTCGCCGAGATGAGCCGTGAGGAGATGACCGCCCACCTGGCCAACTGGCTGTGGGACGGAGCGGTCGGGGTGACACGGCGCGCGCGACGGCGGCCCTGAGACCGGGCGCACCGCAGGAGAGGGGCCACATCACTGACCTGTATCCACGAGCTGACCGGCAAGGACCCACCTGCACCACGAGGACCCGACCCGCACCACCGAGGATCTGACTCGCACCACCGAAGACCCGACCCGCACCACCGAAGACCCGACCCGCACCACCGAAGACCCGACCAGCAACGACGCGAACCGGAGAACCGATGAGCACCACGATCCCCACCAGCCAGAGCCCGGCGAGCCGGGCCGAGACCCTGCCCGCGAGCCCGGACGGCGGCGTCAACCCCGCCTCCCTCGAGCAGCTGCCCTCGGCCGCGACCCCGCCCAGCCCGGGCGTGACCCCGGTCGAGACCGGTGAGCGGGTCGACGTCGCCGCGCTGGGGAAGATCCTCGACGGGCGCTGGTGGCAGCTGCGACGGGCCGCCCGCGACCTCGCCCTCGACCCCGAGCTCCAGAAGATCGAGGGCCTGACCATGGACGAGCACCGGGAGCGCGTCCTGGCGCAGTCCCGGCGGCTCGCGGAGATGGGCCTCGTCCACCGTGCCTACCCGCCGGAGGTCGGCGGCAAGGGTGACCCCGGCGGGAATCTCGCCGGCTTCGAGGAGCTGGCGGTCCTCGACCCGTCGCTGCAGATCAAGGCCGGCGTCCAGTGGGGCCTGTTCGGCTCCGCGGTCCTGCACCTGGGCAACGAGGAGCACCACCGTCGGTGGCTTCCCGGCATCCTCGACCTCAGCGTCCCGGGCTGCTTCGCCATGACCGAGATCGGTCACGGGTCCGACGTCGCGTCCATCGCGACGACCGCGACCTACGACGAGTCGACGGCGGAGTTCGTCATCCACACCCCGATCACCGCCGCACGCAAGGAGTACATCGGCAACGCCGCGCTGCACGGCGTGGCGGCGGTCGTCTTCGCCCAGCTGGTCACCAAGGGCGTGAACCACGGGGTCCACGCCTTCTACGTGCCGATCCGGGAGAAGGGGGCCGACGGCGAGATGCGCTTCGTCGACGGGGTCCAGGGCTCGGACGACGGGCTCAAGGGCGGGCTCCGCGGGGTCGACAACGGGCAGCTGTGGTTCGACCACGTGCGCGTGCCTCGCACGAACCTCCTCAACCGCTACGGGGACGTCGCGGCGGACGGCACCTACTCCTCGCCGATCTCCAGCCCGGGACGGCGGTTCTTCACCATGCTCGGCACGCTCGTCCAGGGCCGGGTCTCCCTGTCCGGCGCAGCGGTGAGCGTGTCGAAGATGGCGCTCGCGATCGCTGTCACCTACGGCACCCAGCGTCGTCAGTTCACCGGCGCGGACGAGCACAGCGAGGTGGTGCTCATGGACTACCAGCAGCACCAGCGCCGGCTGCTGCCGCTCCTCGCCCGGACGTACGCGGCAACCTTCGCCCAGAACGAGCTGCTCGACCGGTTCGACGAGGTCTTCTCCGGCAAGCACGACTCCGACGAGCACCGTCAGGACCTCGAGACTCTCGCGGCCGCGGCCAAGCCGATGACCACGTGGCTCGCGCTCGACGCGCTCCAGGAGGCGCGGGAGGCCTGCGGCGGCGCCGGCTACATGGCGGAGAACCGTCTGGTCGGACTACGGCAGGACATGGACGTCTACGTCACGTTCGAGGGCGACAACAACGTCCTCCTCCAGCTCGTCGGCAAGCGTCTGCTCACCGACTACGGCCGGGAGATGGCGAAGGTCGACATCGCCGGCGCCGTCCGTTACGTCGCTGCTCGGGCGGCGGACATGACGCTGCACCGCACGCCGCTGCGCCGGGCCGCCCAGTCCGTCCTCGACACCGGTTCCCGGGCGCGCTCGGCCGGGCACCTGCGAGCCGCAGAGACGCAGCGCGAGCTGCTCGAGGACCGCGTGGAGTCGATGATCGCCGAGATCGCGACGGCGCTGCGGCCGGCCCGGCACGCCTCGCCGGTCGAGGCGGCCGCGCTGTTCAACGCCCACCAGCACGAGCTCATCGAGGCGGCGCGGTCGCACGCCGAGCTGTTGCAGTGGGAGGCCTTCACCGCCGCGCTGCCCACGGTGCGCGACCCTCGGACCCGGGAGGTCCTCACCACGCTCCGCGACCTCTACGGCCTCACCCTGATCGAGAAGAACCTCGCCTGGTACCTCATGAACGGGCGCATCTCGGGCCAGCGCGCAAAGACGGTCACGAGCTACGTCGACAGGCTGCTCACGCGACTCCGCC
Coding sequences within it:
- a CDS encoding acyl-CoA dehydrogenase; this translates as MSTTIPTSQSPASRAETLPASPDGGVNPASLEQLPSAATPPSPGVTPVETGERVDVAALGKILDGRWWQLRRAARDLALDPELQKIEGLTMDEHRERVLAQSRRLAEMGLVHRAYPPEVGGKGDPGGNLAGFEELAVLDPSLQIKAGVQWGLFGSAVLHLGNEEHHRRWLPGILDLSVPGCFAMTEIGHGSDVASIATTATYDESTAEFVIHTPITAARKEYIGNAALHGVAAVVFAQLVTKGVNHGVHAFYVPIREKGADGEMRFVDGVQGSDDGLKGGLRGVDNGQLWFDHVRVPRTNLLNRYGDVAADGTYSSPISSPGRRFFTMLGTLVQGRVSLSGAAVSVSKMALAIAVTYGTQRRQFTGADEHSEVVLMDYQQHQRRLLPLLARTYAATFAQNELLDRFDEVFSGKHDSDEHRQDLETLAAAAKPMTTWLALDALQEAREACGGAGYMAENRLVGLRQDMDVYVTFEGDNNVLLQLVGKRLLTDYGREMAKVDIAGAVRYVAARAADMTLHRTPLRRAAQSVLDTGSRARSAGHLRAAETQRELLEDRVESMIAEIATALRPARHASPVEAAALFNAHQHELIEAARSHAELLQWEAFTAALPTVRDPRTREVLTTLRDLYGLTLIEKNLAWYLMNGRISGQRAKTVTSYVDRLLTRLRPHVNDLVGAFGYTPGHLRATIATGVEAERQREAREYFRHQRAVGREPINEKELHASQQRSGLAEPGA